In the genome of Panthera uncia isolate 11264 chromosome B3 unlocalized genomic scaffold, Puncia_PCG_1.0 HiC_scaffold_1, whole genome shotgun sequence, one region contains:
- the ZFYVE21 gene encoding zinc finger FYVE domain-containing protein 21 isoform X1 has translation MSSEVAARRDAKKLVRSPSGLRMVPEHRAFGSPFGLEEPQWVPDKECPRCMQCDAKFDFLTRKHHCRRCGKCFCDKCCGQKVPLRRMCFVDPVRQCAECALVSHKEAEFYDKQLKVLLSGATFLVTFGNSEKPETMVCRLSNNQRYLLLDGDSRHEIDIAHISTVQILTEGFPPGEKDTHTYTSLLGSQPASEGGNARATGMSLRFAAPGAEGLTQLKLTAGEDAHASRRQSTAWLAAMHKATKLLYESRDQ, from the exons ATGTCCTCCGAGGTGGCCGCGCGCCGCGACGCCAAGAAGCTGGTGCGCTCCCCCAGCGGCCTGCGCATGGTGCCCGAGCACCGCGCCTTTGGCAGCCCCTTCGGCCTGGAGGAGCCGCAGTGGGTCCCGGATAAGGAG TGCCCGAGGTGCATGCAGTGTGACGCCAAGTTTGACTTCCTGACCAGAAAG CACCACTGTCGCCGGTGTGGGAAGTGCTTCTGTGACAAGTGCTGTGGCCAGAAGGTGCCGCTGCGGCGCATGTGTTTCGTGGACCCTGTGCGGCAGTGCGCCGAGTGCGCCCTGGTGTCGCACAAGGAGGCAGAGTTCTACGACAAGCAGCTCAAGGTGCTCCTGAGCG GAGCTACTTTTCTCGTAACTTTCGGAAACTCTGAGAAGCCAGAAACCATGGTTTGTCGTCTCTCCAACAACCAGAG GTACTTGCTTCTGGATGGGGACAGCCGCCACGAGATCGACATTGCACACATTTCGACTGTGCAGATCCTCACGGAAGGCTTTCCGCCCGGAG AAAAAGACACTCACACTTACACCAGCCTCCTGGGGAGCCAGCCCGCCTCTGAAG GAGGCAACGCACGGGCCACAGGCATGTCCCTGCGGTTTGCAGCACCGGGGGCGGAGGGCCTGACGCAGCTGAAGCTGACGGCCGGGGAGGACGCACACGCCAGCAGGAGGCAGTCGACGGCGTGGCTGGCGGCCATGCACAAG GCCACCAAGCTCCTCTACGAGTCGAGGGACCAGTGA
- the ZFYVE21 gene encoding zinc finger FYVE domain-containing protein 21 isoform X2 — MSSEVAARRDAKKLVRSPSGLRMVPEHRAFGSPFGLEEPQWVPDKECPRCMQCDAKFDFLTRKHHCRRCGKCFCDKCCGQKVPLRRMCFVDPVRQCAECALVSHKEAEFYDKQLKVLLSGATFLVTFGNSEKPETMVCRLSNNQRYLLLDGDSRHEIDIAHISTVQILTEGFPPGGGNARATGMSLRFAAPGAEGLTQLKLTAGEDAHASRRQSTAWLAAMHKATKLLYESRDQ; from the exons ATGTCCTCCGAGGTGGCCGCGCGCCGCGACGCCAAGAAGCTGGTGCGCTCCCCCAGCGGCCTGCGCATGGTGCCCGAGCACCGCGCCTTTGGCAGCCCCTTCGGCCTGGAGGAGCCGCAGTGGGTCCCGGATAAGGAG TGCCCGAGGTGCATGCAGTGTGACGCCAAGTTTGACTTCCTGACCAGAAAG CACCACTGTCGCCGGTGTGGGAAGTGCTTCTGTGACAAGTGCTGTGGCCAGAAGGTGCCGCTGCGGCGCATGTGTTTCGTGGACCCTGTGCGGCAGTGCGCCGAGTGCGCCCTGGTGTCGCACAAGGAGGCAGAGTTCTACGACAAGCAGCTCAAGGTGCTCCTGAGCG GAGCTACTTTTCTCGTAACTTTCGGAAACTCTGAGAAGCCAGAAACCATGGTTTGTCGTCTCTCCAACAACCAGAG GTACTTGCTTCTGGATGGGGACAGCCGCCACGAGATCGACATTGCACACATTTCGACTGTGCAGATCCTCACGGAAGGCTTTCCGCCCGGAG GAGGCAACGCACGGGCCACAGGCATGTCCCTGCGGTTTGCAGCACCGGGGGCGGAGGGCCTGACGCAGCTGAAGCTGACGGCCGGGGAGGACGCACACGCCAGCAGGAGGCAGTCGACGGCGTGGCTGGCGGCCATGCACAAG GCCACCAAGCTCCTCTACGAGTCGAGGGACCAGTGA
- the XRCC3 gene encoding DNA repair protein XRCC3 — MDLDQLDLNPRITVAVKKAKLKSIKEVLHFSGPDLQRLTGLSSLDVQHLLRTASLHLRGSSVFTALHLHRQKKRFPAQHQRLSLGCPVLDGLLRGGLPLDGVTELAGHSSAGKTQLALQLCLTVQFPPRHGGLEAGAVYICTEDVFPDLRLQQLIAGQRHLRPDVPGEVIDKMKFGHQIFVEHVADVDALLECVSKKVPVLLSRGMVRLVVIDSVAAPFRCEFDGLASMPRARRLQALGATLRRLSSTFRSPVLCINQVTEAMEERGAAPGPQGLWEERVSPALGMTWSNQLLMRLMVSRRRPEEEAVLPPPGRPDRTLRVIFAPHLPPSSCSYTVSTEGVRGTPGTEAR, encoded by the exons ATGGATTTGGATCAGTTGGACCTGAATCCCAGGATCACTGTTGCGGTCAAGAAAG CCAAACTGAAGTCAATAAAGGAGGTTTTGCATTTTTCTGGACCAGACCTGCAGAGACTAACCGGCCTCTCCAGCCTCGACGTGCAACACTTGCTGAGAACGGCCTCCCTGCACCTGCGGGGAAGCAGCGTCTTCACAG CTCTGCATCTGCACCGGCAGAAGAAGAGATTCCCCGCCCAGCACCAGCGCCTGAGCCTGGGCTGCCCCGTGCTGGACGGCCTTCTCCGCGGCGGCCTGCCCCTGGACGGTGTCACCGAGCTGGCCGGTCACAGCTCCGCCGGGAAGACCCAGCTGGCCCTGCAGCTCTGCCTGACCGTGCAGTTCCCTCCGCGGCACGGAGGCCTGGAGGCCG GGGCCGTGTACATCTGCACCGAAGACGTCTTCCCGGACCTGCGTCTGCAGCAGCTCATTGCGGGGCAGCGGCACCTGCGGCCGGACGTTCCGGGAGAGGTGATCGACAAGATGAAGTTTGGCCACCAGATCTTCGTCGAGCACGTGGCCGACGTG GACGCCCTGCTGGAGTGTGTGAGTAAGAAGGTGCCCGTGCTGCTGTCGCGGGGGATGGTCCGCCTAGTGGTCATCGACTCCGTGGCGGCCCCGTTCCGCTGTGAGTTTGACGGCCTGGCCTCAATGCCCAGGGCCAGGCGTCTGCAGGCCTTGGGGGCCACCCTGCGCCGGCTGAGCAGCACGTTCCGGAGCCCCGTGCTATGCATCAACCAG GTGACAGAGGCCATGGAGGAGCGGGGCGCGGCACCCGGGCCACAAGG tctctggGAGGAGCGGGTCTCTCCGGCCCTCGGAATGACCTGGTCCAATCAGCTCTTAATGCGGCTGATGGTCAGCCGGCGCCGCCCCGAGGAGGAAGCCGTCCTCCCCCCGCCCGGCCGCCCTGACCGCACCCTGCGGGTGATCTTcgcccctcacctgcccccctCATCCTGTTCCTACACCGTCAGCACGGAGGGGGTACGGGGGACTCCCGGGACCGAGGCCCGTTGA